The following are encoded in a window of Phaseolus vulgaris cultivar G19833 chromosome 3, P. vulgaris v2.0, whole genome shotgun sequence genomic DNA:
- the LOC137808708 gene encoding UDP-glycosyltransferase 91A1-like: MVQDKESVLHIVMFPWLAFGHMIPNLELAKLIAEKGHRVSFVSTPRNIDRLPKLSPTLINFVKLPLPNVQNLPENAEATTDVPYDAVQYLKKAYDALEQPLTRFLESSKADWLFYDFVPFWAASVASKLGIKTAFYSIFTPPFLGFIGPPSYLTDNNSPRHKPEEYIVVPPWVTFPTTVAFRYYEIMRIVDILSDQNNSGFSDTYRHGAGIQNCDIVVVRGCTEFDAEWFPLLENIYGKPVLPAGQLPSTAPVGSEDNETWRWMKEWLDKQARGRVVYVAFGSEAKPTQEEVTEIALGLEKSELPFLWVLRVQRGPSDPDVLRLPEGFEERTKARGVVCRSWAPQLKILEHVAVGGFLTHSGWTSVVEGIQNEKALVLLTFLSDQGINARVLEEKKMGYSVPRDEEDGSFSSDSVAESLKLVVVEEEGKIYRERIKEMKDLFVNEDRQNRYIDNLIHNLKTFSKR, translated from the coding sequence ATGGTTCAAGATAAGGAAAGTGTTCTACACATAGTGATGTTTCCATGGCTAGCCTTTGGACACATGATTCCAAACCTTGAGCTAGCCAAGCTCATTGCTGAGAAGGGCCACCGTGTGAGCTTCGTATCCACCCCACGAAACATAGACCGTCTCCCCAAACTGTCACCCACACTCATCAACTTCGTCAAGCTTCCACTGCCCAATGTCCAGAACCTTCCAGAAAACGCAGAGGCCACCACCGACGTCCCCTACGACGCCGTTCAATACCTGAAGAAAGCCTACGATGCTTTGGAACAACCCTTAACCCGTTTTCTCGAATCTTCCAAAGCCGATTGGCTTTTCTACGACTTCGTTCCCTTTTGGGCAGCTTCTGTGGCTTCCAAACTTGGCATCAAAACCGCCTTTTACAGCATTTTCACTCCACCCTTCCTGGGCTTCATAGGACCCCCTTCCTATCTCACAGACAACAATTCACCCCGTCATAAACCTGAAGAGTACATCGTTGTTCCTCCCTGGGTCACTTTTCCCACCACCGTCGCCTTCCGTTACTACGAGATCATGCGAATCGTCGACATTCTCTCCGACCAAAACAACAGCGGCTTTTCCGACACGTACCGCCACGGTGCCGGTATTCAGAACTGCGACATCGTTGTCGTTCGAGGCTGCACCGAGTTCGACGCGGAGTGGTTTCCTCTGCTGGAGAACATTTACGGGAAGCCAGTTCTCCCGGCAGGGCAGCTCCCCAGCACGGCGCCTGTCGGCAGCGAGGACAACGAGACGTGGCGGTGGATGAAGGAGTGGTTGGACAAGCAGGCGCGTGGGAGAGTCGTGTACGTGGCGTTCGGGAGCGAAGCGAAACCGACGCAAGAAGAAGTGACGGAGATAGCTTTGGGTTTGGAGAAATCGGAGCTTCCTTTTTTGTGGGTGTTGAGGGTTCAGCGCGGGCCGTCTGACCCAGATGTGCTGCGGTTGCCGGAAGGGTTCGAGGAGCGAACGAAGGCGCGTGGGGTTGTGTGCAGGAGTTGGGCGCCGCAGTTGAAGATATTGGAACACGTGGCGGTTGGTGGGTTCTTGACTCACTCCGGTTGGACCTCTGTGGTGGAGGGTATTCAGAACGAGAAAGCGTTGGTTCTGTTAACGTTCTTGTCAGATCAAGGGATAAATGCTCGAGTGTTGGAGGAGAAGAAGATGGGGTATTCTGTGCCCAGAGATGAAGAAGATGGATCGTTCTCGAGTGACTCGGTGGCTGAGTCGTTGAAACTGGTTGTGGTTGAAGAAGAGGGAAAGATCTACAGAGAAAGAATTAAAGAGATGAAGGATTTGTTTGTGAATGAAGACCGACAGAATAGGTATATCGATAATCTCATTCACAACCTTAAAACCTTCTCTAAACGTTAA